A single Nostoc sp. PCC 7107 DNA region contains:
- a CDS encoding S-layer homology domain-containing protein, with protein sequence MVNSTLVATLYVNPVTGKDTNDGSRLSPFKTLTRALRTTTPIIIQLAPGNYSAANGEQFPLVLTAGVTVIGNEVNKGAGIIISGGGEYQSPSFSVQNITLLLLGDASLMGVSVTNPIPKGTGVWIESSIPYMANNTLLNCGREGIFTTGNAKPAILDNVFVQNAASGLFMARNSKGEVLRNTFQKNPLGIAITDSAAPLIANNKLSENRTAIALSRDARPVLRQNLIIKNAQGGLLVNANAVPDLGSSQDAGSNIFKDNGEFDLQNAAAQPIISAGNQLNLTLVKGQVNFIAATEDTPRIVTGSSSFPDLVGHWAALFVQALVSRGAISGFPDGTFAPNAPITRAQYAAVLAKTFQLPSNSKSSQFPDVKPDFWAAAAISSAASAGFISGFPDGTFRPGNNLTRVQAIVSIVNGLKFGGGTPNVLSVYRDRAQIPSYATNAVAVATQKLIIVNYPQSDLLEPLREITRGEIAALLYQALVANSKEKAIASPYIVSPDAEVPTFADLNRHWAEPFIRALASLNLTHGFADGSYQPDKPMTRAQYAALVAAAFNPAPKRPAIEFIDVPQNFWAYKALQIAASGGFVSGFSDRTFRPDQNVQRLQVIVSLVNGLGLPAAQSNILLPYTDSNTIPDYAQKAVATATQQRIVVNYPQPSLLAPTREATRAEVAAMVYQALVAINRTPNLNSPYIVSTAKS encoded by the coding sequence ATGGTAAACTCCACCCTCGTGGCCACACTCTATGTCAACCCTGTAACAGGCAAAGATACAAATGATGGTTCGCGGTTGAGTCCGTTTAAAACCCTCACCCGTGCGTTAAGAACCACAACACCAATAATTATTCAGTTGGCACCTGGCAATTATAGCGCCGCCAATGGTGAACAGTTTCCCTTGGTGTTGACTGCGGGAGTAACAGTTATTGGTAATGAAGTGAATAAAGGTGCAGGAATTATCATTTCTGGGGGTGGGGAATATCAAAGCCCAAGTTTTAGTGTGCAGAATATTACGTTGTTGCTGCTGGGTGATGCCAGTCTGATGGGTGTGAGTGTGACTAATCCTATCCCGAAAGGCACTGGGGTGTGGATAGAATCATCAATTCCCTACATGGCTAACAATACGTTACTTAACTGTGGACGGGAAGGAATATTTACTACAGGTAATGCCAAACCAGCCATTTTAGATAATGTGTTTGTCCAAAATGCTGCCAGTGGATTGTTTATGGCGCGTAATAGTAAAGGGGAAGTGTTACGCAACACTTTTCAAAAAAATCCTTTGGGGATAGCCATTACTGACTCAGCCGCCCCATTAATTGCCAATAATAAATTATCAGAGAATCGTACCGCGATCGCCCTGTCTCGTGATGCTCGTCCGGTATTACGGCAAAATTTAATTATCAAAAATGCCCAAGGTGGTTTACTAGTCAATGCTAATGCTGTGCCAGATTTAGGTAGCAGCCAAGATGCAGGCAGTAATATCTTTAAAGATAATGGCGAATTTGATTTACAAAATGCTGCCGCCCAACCCATCATTTCCGCAGGTAATCAATTAAATCTTACTTTAGTCAAAGGACAGGTAAATTTCATCGCCGCCACAGAAGATACTCCGAGAATAGTTACCGGGAGTAGTAGTTTTCCTGATTTAGTGGGACATTGGGCGGCTTTGTTTGTGCAAGCGTTAGTCAGTCGCGGCGCAATTAGTGGCTTTCCTGATGGCACTTTTGCCCCAAATGCACCAATTACCCGCGCCCAATATGCGGCTGTGCTGGCGAAAACCTTTCAATTACCCAGCAACAGCAAATCTAGCCAATTTCCCGATGTGAAACCTGATTTTTGGGCAGCAGCGGCTATTTCTAGTGCAGCATCAGCCGGGTTTATTAGCGGTTTTCCTGATGGGACATTTCGCCCAGGCAACAATCTCACCAGGGTACAGGCAATTGTATCTATTGTGAATGGTTTAAAATTCGGCGGTGGCACTCCGAATGTGTTGAGTGTATACCGCGATCGCGCCCAAATTCCCAGTTATGCTACTAATGCAGTCGCCGTCGCCACGCAAAAACTCATCATCGTCAATTATCCCCAATCTGATTTATTAGAACCACTGCGGGAGATTACACGCGGTGAGATTGCCGCCTTACTATATCAGGCATTAGTCGCCAACAGCAAAGAAAAAGCGATCGCTTCACCTTATATTGTCAGTCCCGATGCCGAAGTTCCCACCTTTGCCGACTTAAACCGACACTGGGCGGAACCATTTATTCGCGCCTTAGCCAGCCTGAATTTAACCCACGGTTTTGCTGATGGTAGTTACCAGCCAGATAAACCCATGACTCGCGCCCAATATGCAGCTTTAGTGGCGGCGGCTTTTAACCCCGCGCCCAAACGCCCAGCCATTGAATTTATTGATGTCCCCCAAAATTTTTGGGCATACAAAGCTTTACAAATTGCGGCAAGTGGGGGCTTTGTGAGTGGATTTAGCGATCGCACCTTCCGCCCCGATCAAAATGTGCAAAGATTACAAGTGATTGTTTCTCTAGTCAATGGACTCGGTTTACCCGCTGCCCAAAGTAATATATTACTTCCTTACACTGACAGTAATACTATTCCTGACTATGCCCAAAAAGCGGTGGCAACTGCTACACAACAAAGAATTGTTGTCAACTATCCCCAGCCTAGTTTACTCGCCCCTACGCGAGAAGCCACAAGGGCGGAAGTCGCAGCAATGGTTT